In Malus sylvestris chromosome 15, drMalSylv7.2, whole genome shotgun sequence, a single genomic region encodes these proteins:
- the LOC126603736 gene encoding uncharacterized protein LOC126603736 has protein sequence MGEEEIKEVENPRSMTKDQFLSWKRQKDDDASARRAEAERKRADDIAAGTVPMNGRELFVHEPWVFDNTIY, from the exons ATGGGAGAAGAAGAAATTAAGGAAGTTGAGAATCCGAGGTCGATGACGAAGGACCAGTTCCTCTCCTGGAAACGCCAGAAG gATGATGATGCATCTGCCAGAAGAGCTGAAGCAGAGAGGAAACGCGCGGATGACATTGCTGCAGGGACAGTGCCAATGAATGGCCGAGAGCTTTTCGTGCACGAACCTTGGGTTTTTGATAACACTATTTATTGA